CACGTCGCCGCCGACGCGCTCGAAGGCGCCGCGGAGCTCGCGGACCGGCTCGGACTCGTAGGTCGCCACCGCCACCTCGTCGACGTCGGCGCGGCGGCCGAGTCGCGCGGCGTGCGCGTCGAGGACCTCGCGGGCGTTCCGCGCCTCGCGGCCGATGAGCAGGACTGTTTCGGTTGTCATTGTGGCCTCCGATAAGACAATTTCAATTTAATTATCCCAAATTGGGTTGCTTTTGTGGTCGGGAGCATCCCGCAAATAAGTTGCGGTGACAGTGATTACTCCCGTCTCTCACCGCCGAGCGCCACCCCCGTCGACGACGCTCGGCGGTAAACAGTGAGCGTAATCATTATGAGTCACGGCGCGCGGACGACGAGCACCGAGAGGTCCGAAAAGCGGGAATCGCCGTCTCCGACGTCAGCGCCCGCGAGGTCGGCCAGCGTGGTCCGCGTCACCGACTCGTCGTCGTGGGTCAGCCGCTCGAAGACCAGGGCGTCGAGCGACGGGGGCGCGCCGGCATCGAGGAGGTCGCCGGCGACGTCCTCGGGCATCCAGTCGAAGGGGCGGGGAAGCACGAGCAGGTGGCGCTCGCCCGCGTCCGCGCGGAGGCGCCGGAGGTCGGCGTCGATCGAGCCGCTCTTGTGGAGCGTCACGAACGTCGACGCCTCCATCGGCGTGCGAGCCCGGCTCGCGGCGATCTGGAGCGACGAGACGCCCGGGATCACTCGGACCGGCGCGTCGACGGCGGCCTGGACCTTCCCGACGAACTGGTAGCCGGAGTGGTTCGGATCGCCCATCAGGACCGCGGTGCCCGACGCCCCGTCGGCGACACGGTCGGCGAACGCCGCGAGCGTCTCGGCCTCGTCGCGGTAGCCGCAGGTCAGGACCTCCGTGTCGGCGCCGACCGCCTCCGCGACGAAGTCGACGACGGTCTCGAAGCCCACGACGACGTCCACTTCCCGGATCGCCCGCTCGCCGCGCGGCGTCAGGTACTCGGGGTTTCCGGGCCCGATCCCGACCGCGAAGACCGGCTCCCGGTCCGCGTCGGCTCCGGCGCCGACACCGACTTCGGGCGCGGAGGCCGCCAGGGACGCCGGATCGGGGCCGCTGTCCAGGTCGTAGTCGTCGCTCACGGGAGTTCGATCTCCCCGCCGCGGGCGTCGCTGGCGACGTGGACGAGTTCGTTCGTCAGCCCCGCGGCGAGCCCACTCCCGCCGCGGCGCCCGACGTTCGTGATCGCCGGGACGCCGTGGGCGGCCGCGGTCTCGCGGAGGCGCTCGCGGCTCTCTGCGGCCTTGACGAACCCGACCGGCGTCGCGACGACGACCGCCGGGCGCGTCCCGTCCTCGATGCAGTCCGCGAGCGCGAGCGCGGCGGTCGGGGCGTTGCCGACGACCGCGACAGCGCCGTCGTAGACGCCCTGACGATCCAGTTCCAGCACCGAGGCGGCCGTCCGCGTCATCCCGGTCCGCTCGGCGAGGTCGGCGCCGTTGCCGATGGCCTTTCGCACCGGGCAGTCGTGGCCGCGGCCCGTGATTCCGGCCTTGACCATCGTGATGTCGGTCACGATCGGGGATTCGTCGAGGACGGCTCGCGCGCCGGCGACGACGGGCTCGGAGTCGGTCTCGCCGGTGAAGCGCACGAGGTGCTGGAACTCGGGGTCGCCGGTGGCGTGGACGCTCTTCTGTCTGATCCGGTCGGCGAGCGTCTCGTCCGGGACGAGCTCCCGGACGCGGTCCATACTCGTCTCGGCGATCTCCATCGCGTTCTCGGTGGTCGCGCCGAGGTCGGCGTACGACTCGAACTCCCCGTCAGTCGTCATCGCTCGGCACCTCCGGGGCGTCCGCGCCGCTCGCGCGGGCTTCGAGGTCGCCGTCGACCCGGAGATTGATATCTCGGAGCCGGTCGGTCGTCGCCTCGTCGGCGCCCCACAGACCCCTGTCGATCGCCTCCAAGAGCGTGTCGGTGATGCTCTCCAGGGCCCAGGGGTTGACGTCGCGCATCCACGCTCGTCTCTCCGCGTCGAAGGCGTACTTCTCGGCGACGTCCGCCCAGAGCGCGTCGCTCACGACGCCGGTGGTCGCGTCCCAGCCGAGCACGACGTCGACCGTCGTGGAGAGGTCGCCGGCGCCCTTGTAGTCGTGTTCTTCCATACTGTCGAGCCAGTCGGGGTTGAGCACGCGGGCGCGCATCGCCTTGCGCACCTTCTCCTCGTTCGTGTAGACATCGACGTTGTCGGGGTCGCTGGAGTCGCCGACGTAGGAGGCGGGTTCCGAGCCGGAGACCTCGGAGACGGCGGTGATGAAGCCCCCGTGGAACGCGTACCAGTCCGAGGAGTCGAACTCGTCCTGCTCGGCGGTGTCTTCGATCTTCACCGTGGCCTCGACGCCGCCGAGCCGCCGCTCGAAGGCGTCGTGCGCCTCCGAGACCGAGCCGCGCTTGCCGAGGGCGTAGCCGCCCCACTGGACGTACACCTCTGCTAAATCAGAGCGATCGTCCCAGTTGCCCTCGTCGACCGCCTTGTTCGTGCCCGCGCCGTACCCGCCGGGGCGGGTCGTGAACACGCGGTGTTTCGCCGCGGACTCGGGGTCCTCGACGCCCGCCGCGTCGAGTTCCTCGGTCTCCTCTTCGACGTGCTTCTTCACGTAATTCTTCTCGTGCGGCTCGTCGAGGTCGACCACCGCGTCGACGGCGTCGTGGATGACGCCCGCGGCCTGCGGGAACGCGTCGCGGAACAGCCCCGAAACGCGGGTCGTGACGTCGATCCGCGGGCGGCCGAGATCGTCGAGCGGGATCGGCTCGACGTCGTCGATCCGGCCGGCGTCGGTCCAGACGGGCTCGACGCCCATCAGCGCGAGCACCTGCGCGATCGTCTCGCCGCGCGTCCGGACCGTGGGCGTGCCCCAGGCGACGACGCCGACCTCCTCGGGGTACTCGCCGTGCTCGTCGGCGTGGCGCTCGGCGGTCCCTTCGGCGACCTCGCGGCCGACCCGCCAGGCGCTCTTGGCCGGGACCTTCCGCGGGTCGAGCGTGTAGAAGTTCCGAGCCGTCGGGAGCAGGTCGACGCCGCCGCGGGTGGGCGCGCCGCTCCCGCCGGGCGGGACGTACTCGCCCGCCAGCGCCTCCGCCGTCCGCGGGATCTCGGCCTCGGCCTCGGCGACGCGCGGGGCGACCTCCTCGCAGATGAACGCGAGCGCCGCCCGGAGGTCGTCGTGGGCGCCCGACGCCGCGCGGGCGTCGCCCAGCGGGTCGACGTCGACCACGAGGAGGTTCATATTCACCTCGTCGTCCGGGCCCGCCTCGGCCTCCGATTCGGGGAGGTCGAAGCCGTGTTCGGCGAGCGCCTCGACGAGGTCCAGGCTCGTCTCGTAGACCGCGTCCGCCGCCGCCGACAGCGTCATTCCCAGGTCGTCGTCGTAGGCTTCCGGCTCGTCCAGCATTCGCTGATAATCGACGCCGAGGACGCCCGCGACGGCCTCCCGCAGGCTCGGGCCGCCGGGGTTCTCCAGGCGGGTGAGCGCGACCAAGTACTCGGTCAGGCGGTCGCCCGCGGGCGGCTCGCCCATCGTGTGCAGGCCCATCCGGATCTGGGTCGTCTTGACGTCGGTGAGGTACGCGTGGACCCGCTCGACGAGCTCGTCGACGTCGACCGCGTCGCCGGCGGTTTCGCCCTCGGTGAGCGTCGCGCCGGCCTCGTCGGGACCGCGGACGTCCGCTTTCTCGTCGATCTCGCCGGCGATCCCGAGTTCGACCGCGAGGTCGAGGTCGTTCACCGCCTCGCGGAGCAGCGCTTCGAGGTGCTCGCCGTCGTCGGCGCGGGCGTCCTCCATCCCGGCCTCGCGGTACTGATCGGCCAGCTCCTCCAGTTCCGCGAGCTCGTCGTAGGTACCGGCGTTTCGCATCACCGGCGTGAGGTAGTCGACGATCGCCGCGTAGGAGCGGCGCTTGGCCTGCGTCCCCTCGCCGGGGTTGTTGACGATGTAGGGGTAGACGTTCGGGAGGTCTCCGATCAGCTGATCCGGCGCGCTCTCGCCATTCAGGCCGACGGTCTTGCCCGGAAGCCACTCCAGGCTGCCGTGGGTGCCGAGGTGGACGACGGCGTCCGCCTCGTAGGCGTTCCGGAGCCACTTGTAGAAGGCGACGTAGTCGTGCGGCGGCTGGAGGTCCGAATCGTGGTAGACCTTCGAGGGATCGATCCCGAAGCCGCGCGGGGGCTGAACCGTCACGAGGACGTTCCCGAACTCCGTGCCGGGGATCGCGAACGGCCTGTCGGGGGGGTCGCCCCACTCGTCGACGACGTGTTCCCGGAAGCGCTCGTCCGTCGATTCGAACCACTCGGCATACTGCTCTGGAGAGACGACGTCGACGCTCAGGTCGCGGACGTCCTCGGGCGCGACCCAGCGGTCGTCGAGGGTGAGCTGTTCGGTGAGCCGCTCGATGAGCGCCTGGCCGGTGTCGGGGAGCGATACCTCCGTCTCACCGCCGCCGAGGTCGTACCCCCGCGCGTCGAGTTCCTCCAGGAGATTGACCGCGCTCTCGGGGCTGTCGAGGCCGAACGCCGTCCCGATCCCGTCGTCGCTCGGCGGGTAGTTGTGCAGGACGACGGCGACGTTCTTCTCGTCGTTCGGGACGTGTCGCAGGCGCGCCCAGTTGACCGCGAGGCGCGCGGCGTGGTCCACGCGGTCGTCGATCGGGAAGTGCTGCTTGGGCGCGGTGCCGATCCCGGCCGCGTCGTCGGTGCGCTCCTTGCCGCTGATCGGGTGGGTGATGACGTTGCCGTCGAACTCCGGAAGCGCGACAGAAAGCGCCAGCTCGAAGCCCATCACGCCGGTATCGCTGGATTCGTAGCGGGAGCGCGAGCGCATCGTCGTCACGGTCTGGAGCACCGGCACGCCGAGGCGGTCCAGGAAGACGTCTTCGGCACTCCCCTCGTCGTCGGCGTCGCGGCCGCGCTCGTCCATCGACAGCGAGAACATGAACGACGAGAGGACGGCGTCGACGACCGGCTCCCCGCGGTCGTCGAGGAGCCACTCCTCGGTCACCCGTTCAGCGTCCCACTGCTCGTCGGTGTCGGTCGCGGGGTTGCAGAAGATCGGGAGCGCGTCGGCGCCCTGGGCCTCGATGGCCCTGACTTGTGCGTCGACGTAGCGGGTGTTCTCGTGGGTCCAGTGGGACTCGTAGAACCAGACCGCCACGGTCGGCGCGTCGGGGTCGTGGGTCGCGCGGAGGTCCTCGTAGGACGCGCCGGGGTGATCGGAGTGGTAGACGCCCTCGGTCGGGAGCGTCACCGGGTCGTCGTGGTCGCGGTCCGCCGCGCCGTACCGGTCGACGAGGAACCGCGCGCAGTTGGCCATATTGCTGGTGCCGCCGCGCTCCAGGTACTCGTAGACGCGCTCGCGGTCCGACGCGGGGACCGACGTGTCCTCGACGGCGTAGGCGTCGCCCGTCGACTTCACGACGAGCGGGACGCCCGCGTCGTCGAGCCGCGAGACGGCGCGGTCGTAGCCCGGCATACTCTCTTCGGCGCCGTGCAGCCAGAAGATCGCGGCCGTCGCGTCTTCGATCTCGTCGAGAAAGGCGTCGACGTCGGTCCCGTCGTCGAGGTCGCTCTCCGAGCGGACGATCCACTCGACGTCCGTCCGTTCGGCGGCCCGCTGGACGGCGCCGAGTTCGTTCTCGGTCGCGAGATACAGTCCGATTGTGGGTTCGGCTGGTGGCATAACGTTGTTAAACCTCTATTTCTCTAACTCAAGTATGGTTGATTTAGCTGGCGGCAAAAATCCTTCGCACGGGGGGAGGGAGGGGCTCTCGTTTCCCGAGATCGTCGGCCAGGAGGACCTCAAGCAGGCGCTGCTCGCGGTCGCGGCGAACGGCGACCTCGACGGCCTCCTGATCCGGGGGGAGAAGGGCACGGCCAAGTCCACGGCGGTCCGGGCTCTGAGAGACCTCCTGCCGGAACAGCGCGCGGTCGCGGACTGTCCCTACGGGTGTCCCCCCGACGATCCGAGCCGCCAGTGCGCCGACTGCCGCGAACGCACGGATCCGCCGACGGCGACGCGCTCTGTTCCGCTGGTGACGCTTCCGCTCGGGGCGACGCGGGATCGCGTGGTCGGCACGCTCTCGGTCGCGGACGCGCTCGGCGGCGACCACGAGTTCGACCCCGGTCTGCTCGCCCGCGCCAATCGGGGGTTCCTCTACGTCGACGAGGTGAACCTCCTCGACGACCACCTCGTCGACGTCGTCCTCGACGCGGCCGCCAGCGGCAGCAACCGCGTCGAGCGCGACGGCGTGAGCGTGCGCCACCCCGCCGACTTCACGCTCGTCGGGACGATGAACCCCGAGGAGGGCGACCTCCGGCCGCAACTCCGCGACCGGTTCGGGCTCTGCGCGACGGTCACGGGCTGTGAGGACCTCGACGACCGGGTCGCCATCGTCGAGCGCGCGCTCGGGGAAGACACGAGCGGTACCGACGTCGAAGAGGAAAGCGGCACCACGGTCGGAGAGCTACGGGACCGCCTCCGGAGGGCGAGCGACCGCCTCGACGACGTGACGCTGCCGACCGAGTTCGCGCGGGAGATCGCAGAGCTGTGCCGGGACGCCGGACTCGACGGCCACCGCGGCGACATCGCCACGGCGCGCGCCGCGCGGACCATCGCGGCGCTGGACGGGAGAATGAGAGTCATCGAACCGGACGTCCGCCGGGCCGCCGAACTCGCGCTGCCGCACCGGCTCCGGTCGCGACCCTTCGAGGACGCGCCCGATCCGGAGGACCTGCTCGACGAGCAGTTCGGCGACTCGCCGGACGGCGAGAACGAGGGGAACGGCGACGAGTCGGACGGCTCGGCCGGCGACGACGGGGCCGACGGGGCGCACGACGAGGGCGAATCCGAGTCCCAGTCCTCGTCTGCGGCCGAAGAGCGGAGCGACGAGACTGAGCGCCGCGAGGACGCTAATCCGGATGACGACGCGGGAGACAGCGAATCCGGAAAGGGTGGCGGAACCACATCCGGAAAGAGCGAATCGTCGGGAGACGGAGAACCGGACCGCCCGGAGCCGGATTCCGGACGGGATCCACCGCCGTCTGCGGAGGGTCGGACGGCAGATTCCGCCCCGGACGACGTGGCGGAAAACGAGGCGTCCGAGGATGCGGGCGACCGAGACCGGGAGAGCGACGCCGAGGAGCGAACTCCCCTCCTCCCCGGCGCGTCGCGAGCGCCGCGCGCCGAGGTCGGGAGCGCGGACGCGCCGGAGCTGACAGCGCCGGACGTCCTTGGGGAGGTCGAGGGGAGTCGGGGCGGCGGTCGCGCCCGGTCCCGCTCCGCAGACGCGACGGAGGGCCCGCGCGTTCGGACGCGCCGAGCGGAGTCGAACGACGACGTCGACGCCGCGGCCTCGGTCCGCGCGGCCGGTGCGCGCGGCGCCACGAGCGTCGAGTCCAGGGACCTCCGGCAGTCGGTCCGGCAGACCGACGCCTCGACGCTCGTGGTCTTCGTCGTGGACGCGAGCGCGTCGATGCGTCCGGCGATGCGAGCCGCGAAGGGGACCGTGCTGGAGCTCCTGCAGGACGCCTACCAGGAGCGCGACGAGGTCGCCTTCGTCGCCTTCGCCGGCGACGACGCGGAGGTGCTTCTCCCGCCGACCGACAGCGTCACGCTGGCGGCGCGGCACCTGAAGGACCTGCCGACCGGCGACCGAACGCCGCTGCCGGCGGGGCTCCGATCCGCGAGCGACGTGCTCGACCGGGCCGATCCCGCGGCCGGCGTGGTCGTCGTCGTCACCGACGGCCGCGCCAACGTCGCCGACGGGAGCCCCGTGAAGGAGACGCGCGCGGCGGCCCGCCGACTGGCCGAGCGCGACCCCCGCGTCCTCGTCGTCGACGCCGGCGAGGGCGAGAGAGGCAGGCGTGGGCTGACCGACCTCGTCGCGACGGAGACGGGCGGCGAGCGCGTCCCGCTGTCGGCGCTGTCGGCCGAGCGGGTCGACGCCGCCGCGGGCGCGGCCGACGAAAGCTGAGTTTCGCCGGTCCGGAAGTTTTACAATCTCACTTGATTTTTTGAAACTGTGGTTTAGAATGGCGACAGCCAACGACACCGTACACGGTCGGATCGAACAGGCGCAGGTCGAACTCTCCCCCACGAAGGTGGCCCTCGGACTCGCGCTCGCCGCAGCGCTGGGGTTCGCGCTCCTCTTCGTGCAGGAGCCGATGCTCCACGACTCGATGCACAACTTCCGCCACGCCGCGGGCATCACCTGC
This is a stretch of genomic DNA from Halobellus sp. MBLA0158. It encodes these proteins:
- a CDS encoding CbtB domain-containing protein; translated protein: MATANDTVHGRIEQAQVELSPTKVALGLALAAALGFALLFVQEPMLHDSMHNFRHAAGITCH
- a CDS encoding precorrin-8X methylmutase, whose translation is MTTDGEFESYADLGATTENAMEIAETSMDRVRELVPDETLADRIRQKSVHATGDPEFQHLVRFTGETDSEPVVAGARAVLDESPIVTDITMVKAGITGRGHDCPVRKAIGNGADLAERTGMTRTAASVLELDRQGVYDGAVAVVGNAPTAALALADCIEDGTRPAVVVATPVGFVKAAESRERLRETAAAHGVPAITNVGRRGGSGLAAGLTNELVHVASDARGGEIELP
- the cobN gene encoding cobaltochelatase subunit CobN, translated to MPPAEPTIGLYLATENELGAVQRAAERTDVEWIVRSESDLDDGTDVDAFLDEIEDATAAIFWLHGAEESMPGYDRAVSRLDDAGVPLVVKSTGDAYAVEDTSVPASDRERVYEYLERGGTSNMANCARFLVDRYGAADRDHDDPVTLPTEGVYHSDHPGASYEDLRATHDPDAPTVAVWFYESHWTHENTRYVDAQVRAIEAQGADALPIFCNPATDTDEQWDAERVTEEWLLDDRGEPVVDAVLSSFMFSLSMDERGRDADDEGSAEDVFLDRLGVPVLQTVTTMRSRSRYESSDTGVMGFELALSVALPEFDGNVITHPISGKERTDDAAGIGTAPKQHFPIDDRVDHAARLAVNWARLRHVPNDEKNVAVVLHNYPPSDDGIGTAFGLDSPESAVNLLEELDARGYDLGGGETEVSLPDTGQALIERLTEQLTLDDRWVAPEDVRDLSVDVVSPEQYAEWFESTDERFREHVVDEWGDPPDRPFAIPGTEFGNVLVTVQPPRGFGIDPSKVYHDSDLQPPHDYVAFYKWLRNAYEADAVVHLGTHGSLEWLPGKTVGLNGESAPDQLIGDLPNVYPYIVNNPGEGTQAKRRSYAAIVDYLTPVMRNAGTYDELAELEELADQYREAGMEDARADDGEHLEALLREAVNDLDLAVELGIAGEIDEKADVRGPDEAGATLTEGETAGDAVDVDELVERVHAYLTDVKTTQIRMGLHTMGEPPAGDRLTEYLVALTRLENPGGPSLREAVAGVLGVDYQRMLDEPEAYDDDLGMTLSAAADAVYETSLDLVEALAEHGFDLPESEAEAGPDDEVNMNLLVVDVDPLGDARAASGAHDDLRAALAFICEEVAPRVAEAEAEIPRTAEALAGEYVPPGGSGAPTRGGVDLLPTARNFYTLDPRKVPAKSAWRVGREVAEGTAERHADEHGEYPEEVGVVAWGTPTVRTRGETIAQVLALMGVEPVWTDAGRIDDVEPIPLDDLGRPRIDVTTRVSGLFRDAFPQAAGVIHDAVDAVVDLDEPHEKNYVKKHVEEETEELDAAGVEDPESAAKHRVFTTRPGGYGAGTNKAVDEGNWDDRSDLAEVYVQWGGYALGKRGSVSEAHDAFERRLGGVEATVKIEDTAEQDEFDSSDWYAFHGGFITAVSEVSGSEPASYVGDSSDPDNVDVYTNEEKVRKAMRARVLNPDWLDSMEEHDYKGAGDLSTTVDVVLGWDATTGVVSDALWADVAEKYAFDAERRAWMRDVNPWALESITDTLLEAIDRGLWGADEATTDRLRDINLRVDGDLEARASGADAPEVPSDDD
- a CDS encoding VWA domain-containing protein, translating into MVDLAGGKNPSHGGREGLSFPEIVGQEDLKQALLAVAANGDLDGLLIRGEKGTAKSTAVRALRDLLPEQRAVADCPYGCPPDDPSRQCADCRERTDPPTATRSVPLVTLPLGATRDRVVGTLSVADALGGDHEFDPGLLARANRGFLYVDEVNLLDDHLVDVVLDAAASGSNRVERDGVSVRHPADFTLVGTMNPEEGDLRPQLRDRFGLCATVTGCEDLDDRVAIVERALGEDTSGTDVEEESGTTVGELRDRLRRASDRLDDVTLPTEFAREIAELCRDAGLDGHRGDIATARAARTIAALDGRMRVIEPDVRRAAELALPHRLRSRPFEDAPDPEDLLDEQFGDSPDGENEGNGDESDGSAGDDGADGAHDEGESESQSSSAAEERSDETERREDANPDDDAGDSESGKGGGTTSGKSESSGDGEPDRPEPDSGRDPPPSAEGRTADSAPDDVAENEASEDAGDRDRESDAEERTPLLPGASRAPRAEVGSADAPELTAPDVLGEVEGSRGGGRARSRSADATEGPRVRTRRAESNDDVDAAASVRAAGARGATSVESRDLRQSVRQTDASTLVVFVVDASASMRPAMRAAKGTVLELLQDAYQERDEVAFVAFAGDDAEVLLPPTDSVTLAARHLKDLPTGDRTPLPAGLRSASDVLDRADPAAGVVVVVTDGRANVADGSPVKETRAAARRLAERDPRVLVVDAGEGERGRRGLTDLVATETGGERVPLSALSAERVDAAAGAADES
- a CDS encoding cobalt-precorrin-7 (C(5))-methyltransferase encodes the protein MSDDYDLDSGPDPASLAASAPEVGVGAGADADREPVFAVGIGPGNPEYLTPRGERAIREVDVVVGFETVVDFVAEAVGADTEVLTCGYRDEAETLAAFADRVADGASGTAVLMGDPNHSGYQFVGKVQAAVDAPVRVIPGVSSLQIAASRARTPMEASTFVTLHKSGSIDADLRRLRADAGERHLLVLPRPFDWMPEDVAGDLLDAGAPPSLDALVFERLTHDDESVTRTTLADLAGADVGDGDSRFSDLSVLVVRAP